The following proteins come from a genomic window of Magnetococcales bacterium:
- a CDS encoding tetratricopeptide repeat protein: MPSSSVRPLPRRVGKIRVGSSPLMVAVLIVLFLMGSGSAAGREKKSLRLISDPETSDFLDTLGKPLTQRAGLDPEDVHFHVILKSDLNAMALPNRHIVFNSGLLLQAEDQTEVAAVMAHEIAHLVAGHHAQLKSAAESASIRAMILTALGVTAGIATGNSDLAQAAVTGGSAAIQASMLGLLRQKEMQADRLAIHYLIRTGFDPRGMADFLERVARDQRMTSLPAPYLMSHPVTSHRLSEARAQAESLPSIQKPISEAERESFLRVRAKLIAGGGADPGAAVALFQKRLDQKGALDQESEPDAAQTFANRYGLALAQFYSGHLEEAVALFDELIALKGADPYLLRERGLVRLEQGRLAAAGADFEAALALKPKEPDLIYRLAFTWSQQGDYETSGRLLRRLISDHPTEARAFYLLGLVEGKQERMGQSHLALARYYGLMMQDPTSIWHYRQAIEHFPKGSAEARIAKAEMARKNKEKKKGG; this comes from the coding sequence ATGCCTTCCTCTTCCGTGAGGCCCCTGCCCCGTCGGGTGGGGAAAATTCGGGTGGGATCTTCCCCCTTGATGGTGGCTGTGCTGATCGTGCTCTTCTTGATGGGGAGTGGTTCTGCGGCAGGTCGGGAAAAAAAGAGTCTGCGCCTGATCTCTGATCCGGAAACCAGCGATTTTTTGGATACCCTTGGCAAACCTTTGACGCAACGGGCGGGGCTGGACCCGGAGGATGTCCATTTTCATGTCATCTTGAAGTCAGACCTCAACGCCATGGCCCTGCCCAACCGCCACATTGTTTTTAACAGCGGTTTGCTGCTGCAGGCGGAGGACCAAACGGAAGTGGCCGCCGTGATGGCCCATGAAATAGCCCATTTGGTGGCGGGTCATCACGCCCAGTTGAAATCAGCAGCCGAGAGCGCCTCCATCCGGGCGATGATTTTAACGGCTCTTGGGGTGACGGCTGGGATCGCCACCGGCAACAGTGACCTGGCCCAAGCGGCGGTGACCGGTGGCAGTGCGGCCATTCAGGCGTCGATGCTGGGGCTGTTGCGGCAGAAGGAGATGCAAGCTGATCGTTTGGCGATTCACTATCTCATTCGCACCGGTTTTGACCCCCGGGGAATGGCTGATTTTTTGGAACGGGTCGCCCGGGATCAGCGTATGACCAGTCTCCCGGCCCCCTATCTCATGAGCCATCCGGTCACCTCCCATCGTTTGAGCGAAGCCCGGGCCCAGGCGGAATCCCTGCCATCCATTCAAAAACCGATCTCGGAGGCGGAGCGAGAATCCTTTTTGCGGGTGCGCGCCAAATTGATTGCGGGTGGTGGGGCTGATCCGGGGGCGGCGGTGGCTCTTTTTCAGAAGCGCCTGGATCAAAAGGGGGCGCTGGATCAGGAGAGCGAGCCGGATGCGGCTCAAACCTTTGCCAACCGCTACGGTTTGGCCCTGGCGCAATTTTATTCCGGCCACCTGGAAGAGGCTGTGGCGCTGTTTGATGAATTGATCGCTCTGAAGGGGGCGGATCCCTATCTATTGCGGGAGCGGGGCCTGGTGCGTCTGGAGCAGGGTCGTTTGGCAGCCGCCGGAGCGGACTTTGAGGCGGCGTTGGCGTTGAAGCCCAAGGAGCCTGATCTGATCTACCGGTTGGCTTTTACCTGGAGCCAGCAGGGGGACTATGAGACCTCCGGTCGTCTGTTGCGGCGTTTAATCAGCGATCATCCCACCGAGGCCCGGGCTTTTTATCTGTTGGGTTTGGTGGAGGGCAAGCAGGAGCGGATGGGGCAGAGTCATCTGGCGTTGGCCCGCTATTATGGCTTGATGATGCAGGATCCGACCTCGATTTGGCATTATCGCCAGGCCATTGAGCATTTCCCCAAGGGTTCTGCAGAGGCCAGGATCGCCAAAGCTGAAATGGCGCGGAAAAACAAAGAGAAGAAAAAGGGCGGCTGA
- the fliJ gene encoding flagellar export protein FliJ: MNRFQRLVDLRQIKEEVAAAGLSKAIGLMDQIQKTIRELDQETESARQTAQNNFGPQEDRLPPEMVENFIKGQKWRREKLLAALEQAKKERAVAQEQWKAARVALKQSEKLAEIDDKRRLLAERKQEALEMDMAGILRHQRNA, translated from the coding sequence ATGAACCGCTTCCAACGACTGGTGGATCTGCGGCAGATCAAGGAAGAGGTGGCCGCTGCCGGGCTTTCCAAAGCCATCGGCCTGATGGATCAGATCCAAAAGACGATCCGGGAGCTGGACCAGGAGACCGAATCGGCGCGCCAAACCGCCCAGAACAATTTTGGTCCCCAGGAAGATCGACTACCGCCGGAGATGGTGGAAAACTTTATCAAAGGCCAAAAATGGCGGCGTGAAAAGCTACTGGCGGCCCTGGAGCAGGCCAAAAAAGAGCGCGCTGTGGCCCAAGAGCAGTGGAAAGCGGCTCGGGTGGCTCTGAAGCAATCTGAAAAACTGGCAGAAATAGATGATAAACGGCGTCTCCTGGCAGAACGCAAACAGGAGGCCCTGGAGATGGATATGGCGGGCATTCTCCGTCACCAACGAAACGCTTGA
- a CDS encoding flagellin FliC gives MGFAINTNVASLNAQRNLSRSTSALGTTFERLSSGLRINSAKDDAAGLSISTRMTAQIRGINQAVRNANDGISLLQVAEGALDETTNSLQRIRELAVQAANGTLVSSDREDLQNEVEQLIHEIQRVAHTTEFNDQQLLWGSFSAGKQFHVGADANQTIQVSIQAAGADALGLAQVSTNGTVSTNLSINLGSGGGSATSAAESAISRLDNALDSVADIRASLGALQNRFESTIANLTNVSENTSAARSQIMDADIAAETAALTRNSILQQAGTAILSQANQQPQLALQLLG, from the coding sequence ATGGGATTTGCCATCAACACGAATGTTGCTTCACTGAATGCGCAGAGAAATCTATCGCGTTCAACCAGTGCGCTCGGCACCACTTTTGAGCGTCTCTCTTCAGGTCTCAGAATCAATTCCGCCAAGGACGATGCAGCGGGGCTATCCATCTCCACCCGGATGACCGCCCAGATTCGCGGTATCAACCAGGCAGTGCGTAACGCCAATGACGGTATTTCGCTGCTGCAGGTTGCGGAAGGTGCTCTGGACGAAACCACCAACTCCCTGCAACGCATTCGGGAACTGGCTGTTCAGGCTGCCAACGGCACCCTGGTCTCCAGCGACCGTGAAGATCTGCAGAATGAGGTGGAACAGCTGATTCATGAGATTCAGCGGGTTGCCCACACCACCGAGTTCAACGATCAACAGCTGCTCTGGGGTAGTTTTTCCGCTGGCAAACAGTTCCACGTCGGTGCTGATGCCAACCAGACCATCCAGGTTTCCATCCAAGCCGCTGGTGCCGATGCTCTGGGTCTGGCCCAGGTCTCGACCAACGGTACGGTCAGCACCAACCTTTCCATCAATCTGGGAAGCGGTGGTGGTAGTGCCACTTCGGCTGCAGAATCAGCTATCTCCAGACTGGACAATGCCCTGGATTCAGTGGCAGACATCCGCGCCAGCCTGGGTGCCCTGCAAAACCGTTTTGAGTCCACCATCGCCAACCTGACCAACGTGTCGGAAAACACCTCCGCCGCCCGGTCACAGATCATGGATGCCGACATCGCTGCCGAAACGGCTGCTCTGACGCGCAACTCCATTCTGCAACAAGCTGGTACTGCGATTCTGTCCCAGGCCAACCAGCAACCCCAGCTCGCCTTGCAACTGTTGGGATAG
- a CDS encoding flagellin FliC, with protein sequence MAFAINTNVASLNAQRNLMKSTNALGTTFERLSSGLRINSAKDDAAGLSISTRMTAQIRGTNQAVRNANDAISLMQVAEGALDETSNALQRIRELAVQAANDTYIDSDRNDMQDEVNQLLSEIDRIATTTEFNDTLLLSGFTGKDFHVGADAGQTIQVSIDNATTASLISNGGSDVIVSNQQSANATITRIDNALDSVSDIRAGLGALQNRFESTIANLTNVSENTSAARSAIMDADIAAETAALTRNSILQQAGTAILAQANQQPQLALQLLV encoded by the coding sequence ATGGCTTTTGCAATCAATACAAATGTGGCCTCCCTGAACGCCCAGCGCAATCTGATGAAGTCGACCAACGCACTGGGAACCACTTTCGAACGTCTCTCTTCCGGACTGCGTATCAACAGCGCCAAGGATGACGCGGCGGGGCTCTCCATTTCCACCCGGATGACAGCCCAAATCCGCGGAACCAACCAGGCCGTCCGTAACGCAAACGATGCTATTTCTCTTATGCAGGTCGCAGAAGGTGCTTTGGACGAGACCTCCAACGCGCTGCAACGGATCCGGGAACTTGCAGTGCAGGCGGCCAACGATACTTACATCGATTCCGACCGCAACGACATGCAGGATGAAGTCAATCAGTTGCTCAGCGAAATCGACCGTATCGCCACCACAACCGAGTTTAATGACACGCTGCTTCTGAGCGGATTCACCGGCAAGGATTTTCATGTTGGAGCCGATGCCGGTCAAACCATTCAGGTCAGCATTGACAACGCCACCACCGCCTCTTTGATCAGCAATGGTGGTTCCGATGTCATCGTCAGCAATCAACAGAGCGCCAACGCCACCATCACCAGGATCGACAACGCCCTGGATTCGGTGTCTGACATTCGTGCCGGTCTCGGCGCCCTGCAGAATCGTTTTGAGTCTACTATCGCCAACCTGACCAACGTCTCCGAAAACACCTCGGCGGCCCGGTCTGCGATCATGGATGCGGACATCGCTGCTGAAACAGCTGCTCTGACCCGCAACTCCATCTTGCAGCAAGCTGGTACGGCGATTTTGGCCCAAGCCAATCAGCAGCCCCAGTTGGCTTTGCAGCTCCTGGTGTAG
- a CDS encoding flagellin FliC — MALSITTNVASLNAQRNLGKATSALGTTFERLSSGLRINSAKDDAAGLSISTRMTAQIRGTNQAVRNANDAISLMQVAEGALEETESALQRIRELAVQSANDTYTDEDRMDMQAEMDQLLAEIDRISSDTQFNDTGLLSGGFSAGKTFHVGADADQTIIVSIALVDTDNLGALSTNGNIIGGGSLTNHVGTGISTQTQANSMITIVDGAIDQISDIRSELGALQNRFASTVNNLTNVSENTSAARSQIMDADIASETAALTRNSILQQAGTAILAQANQQPQLALQLLG, encoded by the coding sequence ATGGCTTTATCAATCACCACCAATGTGGCATCCCTGAATGCTCAGCGTAACCTGGGTAAGGCTACCAGCGCTCTGGGAACCACGTTTGAAAGACTCTCTTCCGGACTGCGCATCAACAGCGCCAAGGACGATGCAGCGGGTTTGTCCATCTCCACCCGGATGACAGCTCAGATCCGAGGCACCAACCAAGCCGTACGCAACGCCAACGACGCCATCTCTCTGATGCAGGTGGCTGAAGGGGCTCTGGAAGAGACTGAAAGTGCTCTACAGCGCATCCGGGAACTCGCGGTGCAGTCGGCGAATGACACTTACACCGACGAAGACCGCATGGATATGCAGGCTGAGATGGATCAGCTGTTGGCGGAAATCGATCGGATCTCTTCCGACACGCAGTTTAACGACACTGGTCTGCTCAGTGGTGGTTTTTCCGCCGGAAAAACCTTCCACGTGGGCGCCGATGCCGACCAGACCATCATCGTTTCCATCGCTCTGGTGGACACCGATAATCTGGGTGCGCTTTCCACCAACGGCAACATCATCGGTGGCGGCTCTCTGACCAACCATGTTGGTACCGGTATCAGCACCCAGACCCAGGCCAACTCGATGATCACCATCGTCGATGGCGCCATCGACCAGATTTCCGACATTCGCTCGGAGCTGGGCGCGCTGCAAAACCGTTTCGCATCGACCGTCAACAACCTGACCAACGTTTCCGAAAACACTTCGGCAGCACGGTCGCAGATCATGGATGCGGACATCGCTTCTGAAACAGCGGCTCTGACCCGCAACTCCATCCTGCAGCAGGCTGGAACGGCCATCCTGGCCCAGGCCAATCAGCAACCCCAGCTCGCCTTGCAGCTGCTGGGATAG
- a CDS encoding flagellin FliC yields the protein MGFSINTNVASLNAQRNLMKSTNALGTTYQRLSSGLRINSAKDDAAGLSISTRMTAQIRGINQAVRNANDSISLVQVAEGALDETTNSLQRIRELAVQAANDTLTAGDREDIQKEMHELVAEIQRISTTTEFNDQSLLQGSYAAGKTMHVGADAGQTITVSITNVSVGALGVNSTQGGVFIYSATHTDASMQIDANSVINVVDAALDSVADIRAQLGSYQNRFESVITNLTNVSENTSAARSQIMDADIASETANLTKNAILQQAGVAILSQANQQPQLALQLLS from the coding sequence ATGGGATTCTCAATCAATACCAACGTTGCGTCCCTGAACGCTCAACGCAACTTGATGAAAAGCACCAACGCCCTGGGAACCACCTATCAAAGGCTTTCCTCGGGTCTACGTATCAACAGCGCCAAAGACGATGCGGCCGGTCTCTCCATCTCCACCCGGATGACCGCTCAAATCCGAGGCATCAATCAGGCGGTACGCAACGCCAACGACTCCATCTCCCTGGTGCAGGTTGCCGAAGGGGCGCTGGATGAAACCACCAACTCTCTGCAACGGATCCGTGAACTGGCTGTTCAGGCGGCGAACGATACCCTGACCGCCGGTGACCGGGAAGATATCCAGAAGGAGATGCACGAGCTGGTGGCTGAGATCCAACGGATCTCCACCACCACGGAGTTTAACGATCAATCCTTGCTTCAAGGCAGCTATGCTGCTGGTAAAACCATGCACGTCGGTGCCGATGCCGGCCAGACGATCACGGTTTCCATCACCAACGTGAGTGTCGGTGCCCTGGGTGTCAACTCTACCCAAGGCGGGGTCTTCATCTACAGTGCCACCCATACCGATGCCAGCATGCAGATTGATGCCAACTCGGTGATCAACGTGGTGGATGCAGCCCTTGATTCGGTAGCCGATATCCGTGCCCAGCTGGGTTCCTATCAAAACCGTTTTGAGTCTGTCATCACCAATCTGACCAACGTGTCGGAAAACACCTCCGCCGCCAGAAGTCAGATCATGGATGCTGACATAGCCTCTGAAACTGCCAACCTGACCAAGAACGCCATCCTGCAGCAAGCCGGTGTGGCAATCCTGTCCCAGGCCAATCAGCAGCCTCAGTTGGCTCTGCAGCTCCTCTCATAA
- a CDS encoding flagellar protein FlaG: MSEVTGRVGPVPVEYKDRVSSAEVRQRVINRGGGGDYPRKAKEVHEAAQQKQKEKGDSPSAAVSSDTLTKEINHPLSRSNSLRFSMDQELKQVVVSVVDKDTDSVIRQIPDEQMLDLAKQMRDLEGVLLNTRV; the protein is encoded by the coding sequence ATGAGTGAAGTCACCGGAAGGGTTGGTCCCGTCCCGGTGGAATACAAGGATAGAGTCAGTTCCGCCGAGGTTCGGCAACGTGTCATCAATCGCGGTGGTGGTGGGGATTATCCCCGGAAGGCCAAAGAGGTCCATGAGGCCGCTCAGCAAAAGCAGAAGGAAAAGGGGGATTCCCCCTCTGCAGCGGTCTCATCGGATACTCTGACCAAGGAGATAAACCACCCGCTCAGCCGTTCCAACTCGCTGCGTTTCAGTATGGACCAAGAGTTGAAACAGGTGGTGGTAAGCGTCGTTGATAAGGATACCGACAGCGTGATCCGCCAAATTCCAGATGAACAGATGCTTGATCTAGCCAAGCAGATGCGTGATCTGGAAGGTGTGTTGTTGAACACCAGGGTTTAA